In Piliocolobus tephrosceles isolate RC106 chromosome 6, ASM277652v3, whole genome shotgun sequence, the following are encoded in one genomic region:
- the THTPA gene encoding thiamine-triphosphatase → MAQGLIEVERKFLPGPGTEERLQELGGTLEHRVTFRDTYYDTPELSLMRADHWLRRREDSGWELKCPGAAGVLGHHTEYKELTAEPTIVAQLCKVLGADGLGAGDVAAVLGPLGLQEVASFVTKRSAWKLVLLGTDEEEPQLRVDLDTADFGYAVGEVEALVHEEAEVPTALEKIHRLSSMLGVPAQETAPAKLIVYLQRFRPQDYQRLLEVNSSKQRPQGIEDPDNCLG, encoded by the exons ATGGCCCAGGGTTTGATAGAGGTGGAGCGAAAGTTCcttccagggcctggcacagaggagcGGCTGCAGGAGTTGGGGGGCACCCTGGAGCACCGGGTCACCTTCCGGGACACCTACTATGACACCCCTGAGCTGAGCCTCATGCGGGCTGACCACTGGCTGCGACGACGAGAGGATAGTGGATGGGAGCTCAAATGTCCTGGAGCAGCAGGTGTCTTAGGACACCACACGGAGTATAAGGAACTCACAGCGGAACCTACAATTGTGGCCCAGCTCTGTAAGGTGCTGGGGGCTGATGGCCTGGGGGCTGGAGATGTGGCTGCTGTGCTGGGCCCATTGGGGCTGCAGGAAGTAGCTAGTTTTGTGACTAAGCGGAGTGCCTGGAAACTGGTGCTCTTGGGAACTGATGAAGAGGAGCCACAGCTCAGGGTGGACTTGGATACAGCCGACTTTGGCTATGCTGTGGGTGAGGTAGAGGCCCTGGTGCATGAGGAGGCTGAAGTACCAACTGCCCTAGAGAAGATCCACAGGCTCAGCAGCATGCTTG GTGTGCCTGCACAGGAGACAGCACCGGCCAAGCTGATCGTGTACCTACAGCGTTTCCGGCCTCAAGACTATCAGCGCCTGCTAGAAGTGAACAGCTCCAAGCAGAGGCCACAGGGGATTGAAGATCCTGATAACTGCCTGGGCTAG